The Vibrio tarriae genome includes a window with the following:
- the fabB gene encoding beta-ketoacyl-ACP synthase I, with the protein MKRVVITGMGIISSIGNNVEEVLASLKAGKSGITASEQFKEHGLRSQVWGDLKINPEEHIDRKQMRFMGDAAAYAYLSLEQAIADAGLTPEQVSNDRTGIVAGSGGASSENQVIAVDTQREKGVKRVGPYMVPRTMSSTVSACLATPFKIRGVNYSISSACATSAHCIGNAVELIQLGKQDIVFAGGGEELYWSQTMMFDAMGALSTKYNETPEKASRTYDADRDGFVISGGGGMVVVEELEHALARGAKIYGEIVGYGATSDGYDMVAPSGEGAIRCMKMAMQGVDKIDYINTHGTSTPVGDVKELGAIQEVFGGNSPAISATKAMTGHALGAAGVHEAIYSTLMLHHGFIAPSINIDTLDEAAQGLDIVTELREQELTTVMSNSFGFGGTNATLVIKKYQG; encoded by the coding sequence ATGAAACGAGTCGTCATCACCGGTATGGGTATTATTTCGAGTATCGGTAACAACGTCGAAGAAGTTTTGGCCTCACTAAAAGCTGGCAAGTCAGGCATCACCGCCTCTGAACAGTTTAAAGAGCATGGTTTGCGTTCACAGGTTTGGGGCGATTTAAAAATCAACCCAGAAGAACATATCGATCGTAAGCAAATGCGCTTTATGGGTGATGCGGCTGCGTATGCATACCTATCTCTTGAACAAGCGATTGCTGATGCGGGTTTAACCCCTGAGCAAGTGTCGAACGACCGTACGGGTATCGTTGCTGGCTCTGGTGGCGCGTCTTCTGAAAACCAAGTTATCGCAGTCGATACTCAGCGTGAAAAAGGCGTCAAACGCGTGGGTCCTTATATGGTTCCTCGTACCATGTCTTCTACCGTTTCTGCGTGTTTGGCTACGCCATTTAAAATTCGCGGTGTGAACTACTCAATCAGCTCAGCTTGCGCGACTTCGGCACACTGTATTGGTAACGCGGTTGAGCTTATCCAACTGGGCAAGCAAGACATCGTGTTTGCCGGTGGTGGTGAAGAGCTGTACTGGTCACAAACCATGATGTTTGATGCGATGGGTGCACTATCCACCAAATACAACGAAACACCAGAAAAAGCATCGCGTACCTACGATGCCGATCGTGATGGTTTCGTGATCTCTGGCGGTGGCGGCATGGTGGTGGTTGAAGAGTTGGAACACGCTCTGGCGCGCGGCGCAAAAATTTACGGTGAAATCGTCGGTTACGGCGCGACTTCTGATGGCTACGACATGGTTGCTCCATCGGGTGAAGGCGCTATCCGTTGTATGAAGATGGCGATGCAAGGCGTGGATAAGATTGATTACATCAACACCCACGGCACATCAACTCCAGTCGGTGATGTGAAAGAACTGGGTGCAATCCAAGAAGTGTTTGGCGGCAATAGCCCAGCGATTTCTGCAACCAAAGCGATGACCGGTCACGCATTGGGCGCTGCGGGTGTGCATGAAGCCATTTATTCAACACTGATGCTGCACCACGGCTTTATCGCTCCAAGTATTAACATTGATACTTTGGATGAAGCGGCGCAAGGTCTGGATATTGTGACGGAACTGCGTGAGCAAGAGCTGACGACTGTGATGTCTAACAGCTTTGGTTTTGGTGGTACAAACGCAACTTTGGTTATCAAAAAATACCAAGGTTAA
- a CDS encoding 4-phosphoerythronate dehydrogenase: MKILIDENMPYAQALFSQLGEVILKPGRTLTADDLIDIDALMIRSVTKVNEALLAKANRLKFVGTATAGMDHVDQALLRERGIFFTAAPGCNKVGVAEYVFSVLMVLAQQQGFSVFDKTVGIIGAGQVGSYLAKCLSGIGMKVLLNDPPKQAQGDEREFTELETLLKQADVITLHTPITRGGEWPTHHLIDAAILEQLRSDQILINAARGPVVDNAALKARLQQGDGFTAVLDVFEFEPQVDMELLPLLAFATPHIAGYGLEGKARGTTMIFNSYCEFLGSAHCANPASLLPKAPVPKVYLERTWDEETLRTLTQIIYDVRKDDAQFRREIHQPGAFDLMRKHYWDRREYSAVTLAGGADCHLAPLAKLGFQVEVCDEPTI; encoded by the coding sequence ATGAAAATTCTGATTGATGAGAACATGCCTTACGCTCAAGCGCTGTTTAGTCAGCTTGGCGAAGTGATCTTAAAACCCGGCCGTACCTTAACCGCCGATGATCTGATTGATATCGATGCCTTAATGATTCGCTCAGTCACCAAAGTCAATGAAGCTCTCCTTGCTAAAGCGAATCGCTTGAAGTTCGTGGGTACCGCGACCGCGGGTATGGACCATGTTGACCAAGCTCTGTTAAGAGAACGTGGCATCTTCTTCACGGCGGCTCCTGGCTGTAACAAAGTCGGTGTTGCGGAATACGTATTCAGCGTTCTCATGGTGCTTGCGCAGCAGCAAGGGTTCTCGGTTTTCGATAAAACGGTAGGCATCATTGGTGCTGGCCAAGTGGGTAGCTATCTTGCGAAGTGTCTTTCTGGCATTGGCATGAAAGTGCTGCTCAATGATCCGCCTAAGCAAGCGCAAGGTGATGAGCGAGAATTTACCGAGCTGGAAACCTTGCTTAAACAAGCGGATGTCATCACCCTGCATACGCCGATTACCCGCGGCGGTGAGTGGCCAACCCATCATCTGATTGATGCGGCAATTCTTGAGCAACTGCGCAGTGACCAGATTTTAATTAATGCGGCGCGTGGCCCTGTAGTGGATAACGCGGCGCTGAAAGCGCGTTTACAACAAGGCGATGGTTTTACCGCCGTGTTAGACGTGTTTGAGTTTGAACCGCAAGTGGATATGGAATTGCTACCGCTGCTCGCATTTGCCACTCCGCATATTGCTGGTTATGGCCTTGAAGGTAAGGCGCGCGGTACCACCATGATTTTTAACAGCTATTGCGAGTTTCTTGGCAGTGCACACTGTGCAAACCCAGCAAGCTTGTTACCCAAAGCGCCTGTGCCCAAAGTTTATCTAGAGCGAACATGGGACGAGGAAACACTGCGTACGCTAACTCAAATTATTTATGATGTGCGTAAAGATGACGCACAGTTTCGCCGCGAGATTCACCAACCCGGAGCGTTTGACTTAATGCGCAAACACTATTGGGATAGACGTGAATACAGCGCGGTGACTCTAGCTGGAGGCGCTGATTGCCATTTGGCTCCTTTGGCTAAACTCGGTTTTCAAGTAGAGGTATGTGATGAGCCAACAATTTAA
- the fcrX gene encoding ferric iron uptake transcriptional regulator FcrX encodes MSDNNQALKDAGLKVTLPRLKILEVLQQPECQHISAEELYKKLIDLGEEIGLATVYRVLNQFDDAGIVTRHHFEGGKSVFELSTQHHHDHLVCLDCGEVIEFSDDVIEQRQKEIAAKYNVQLTNHSLYLYGKCGSDGSCKDNPNAHKPKK; translated from the coding sequence ATGTCAGACAATAACCAAGCGCTAAAGGATGCTGGTCTTAAAGTTACCCTCCCACGGCTTAAGATTTTAGAAGTTTTACAACAGCCAGAGTGCCAACATATTAGTGCTGAAGAGCTGTACAAAAAGTTGATTGATCTCGGCGAAGAGATTGGTCTTGCCACAGTGTACCGTGTTCTCAACCAATTTGATGATGCTGGTATCGTGACTCGTCACCATTTTGAAGGCGGCAAGTCAGTATTTGAGCTTTCAACTCAGCATCACCATGACCACCTAGTCTGTTTAGATTGTGGCGAAGTCATCGAGTTTTCTGACGATGTGATTGAACAGCGTCAAAAAGAGATCGCGGCGAAATACAATGTGCAACTGACTAACCACAGCCTCTATTTGTATGGCAAATGTGGCAGTGATGGTAGCTGCAAAGACAATCCTAACGCTCACAAGCCGAAGAAATAA
- a CDS encoding LysR family transcriptional regulator: protein MDIRALRYFVELVNQQSFTKASERLFVTQPTISKMIRNLEQELEQPLLHREGRRFWLTEAGEIVYQRAQQILTQMQQLEAELTDLNQLQRGHLRLGIPPMVGHVYARLFRQYRQTYPNVELTVVEYGGRKIEQAILDGDIDVAVTMLSPNQHPDLNTVALDHYPIFAVVPDIPRWRALTTLTWAQISQEPFYLFTHEFTLSDHIHTCCQAAGYTPQVAARSSQWDFLVALVKSGVGVCFLPAPLCQRIQGDGVLIYPITPAIDWRLGVVWHRERYVSKTAEAWIALCRRQNR from the coding sequence ATGGATATCCGCGCCCTACGCTACTTCGTTGAACTGGTTAACCAGCAGAGTTTTACCAAAGCCTCTGAGCGCCTGTTTGTGACTCAGCCAACCATCAGCAAGATGATCCGTAATTTGGAGCAGGAGTTAGAACAGCCCCTTCTACATCGTGAAGGACGACGCTTCTGGCTGACTGAAGCTGGAGAGATTGTCTATCAAAGAGCACAGCAGATCTTAACCCAAATGCAGCAACTGGAAGCAGAACTCACGGATTTAAACCAACTGCAGCGCGGCCATTTGCGTTTAGGCATCCCGCCCATGGTAGGGCATGTTTACGCACGGTTATTTCGTCAATATCGTCAGACGTACCCTAACGTCGAATTAACGGTGGTGGAGTATGGCGGACGTAAGATAGAACAAGCGATATTAGACGGTGATATTGATGTGGCGGTGACCATGCTTTCCCCTAATCAGCATCCCGATCTCAATACGGTTGCCCTCGATCACTACCCTATTTTTGCCGTAGTCCCCGATATTCCTCGCTGGCGAGCACTCACCACACTCACTTGGGCGCAGATCAGCCAAGAGCCTTTCTATCTGTTTACCCATGAATTTACTCTAAGTGACCACATTCATACCTGCTGCCAAGCGGCGGGCTATACACCACAAGTCGCCGCGCGCAGCAGTCAGTGGGATTTTTTGGTGGCATTAGTCAAAAGCGGGGTTGGCGTGTGCTTTCTTCCAGCTCCGCTTTGTCAAAGGATTCAAGGGGATGGCGTATTAATCTACCCCATCACACCGGCTATAGACTGGCGTTTGGGCGTGGTTTGGCATCGCGAACGTTATGTTTCAAAAACAGCCGAAGCTTGGATTGCGTTGTGCCGACGCCAAAACCGATGA
- a CDS encoding DUF2788 domain-containing protein — MLYDYMNMLESVGLDLLFASIFFLIGMAIKDVLKQGNVPPFGRRIVWLVLFLGCAGFVAKGIIQLTWEGSGLG; from the coding sequence ATGCTTTACGACTACATGAACATGTTGGAGTCTGTAGGACTCGATCTGCTGTTTGCCTCAATCTTCTTCTTGATCGGCATGGCCATTAAAGATGTATTGAAACAAGGTAATGTTCCCCCTTTCGGGCGTCGTATTGTGTGGTTGGTTCTCTTTTTAGGGTGCGCAGGCTTTGTCGCCAAAGGCATAATTCAATTGACTTGGGAAGGCAGTGGACTAGGTTAA
- the seqA gene encoding replication initiation negative regulator SeqA produces the protein MKTIEVDEDLYRYIASQTLHIGESASDILRRLLNVDGELATAAPAAEPKGIVVSKDAAFDTKIDGVKAMRSLLISDEFAGLKNAIDRFMLILSTLHRIDSASFSEATMVKGRKRVYFADNEQTLLASGQTTKPKAIPNTPFWVITNNNTSRKQQMVEQVMVRMGFPSDIIEKVTHSI, from the coding sequence ATGAAAACAATTGAGGTTGATGAGGATCTATACCGTTACATTGCGAGTCAGACTTTGCATATTGGTGAAAGTGCCTCCGATATTTTGCGTCGTCTTCTCAATGTAGATGGTGAATTAGCCACTGCTGCGCCTGCTGCTGAGCCGAAAGGGATAGTTGTAAGCAAAGATGCCGCTTTCGATACCAAAATTGATGGTGTTAAAGCGATGCGTTCACTGCTGATTTCCGATGAATTTGCCGGGCTAAAAAATGCGATCGATCGCTTCATGCTGATTCTGTCTACTCTTCATCGCATCGACTCTGCGAGCTTTTCTGAAGCGACTATGGTCAAAGGTCGCAAGCGCGTTTACTTTGCTGATAACGAACAGACGTTGCTTGCCAGCGGGCAAACAACCAAACCTAAGGCGATCCCAAATACGCCGTTTTGGGTGATCACCAACAACAACACTAGCCGCAAGCAACAGATGGTTGAACAGGTGATGGTGCGCATGGGCTTCCCAAGCGACATTATTGAGAAAGTTACCCATTCCATTTGA
- the fldA gene encoding flavodoxin FldA: MASVGIFFGSDTGNTEAIAKMIQKQLGKKLVHVQDIAKSSKEDINNFDLLLLGIPTWYYGEAQCDWDDFFPELEAIDFSTKLVAIFGCGDQEDYAEYFCDAMGTVRDIIQAKGATIVGHWPTEGYEFEASKALVDENHFVGLCIDEDRQPELTEQRVTKWVNQVYEEMCLAELED; the protein is encoded by the coding sequence ATGGCAAGTGTAGGTATCTTCTTTGGCAGCGACACCGGCAACACCGAAGCTATTGCAAAGATGATTCAAAAACAACTCGGTAAAAAACTGGTTCACGTACAAGATATTGCCAAAAGCAGCAAAGAAGACATCAATAACTTCGACCTGCTGTTGCTGGGTATCCCGACTTGGTACTACGGTGAAGCACAGTGCGACTGGGACGACTTTTTCCCTGAGCTAGAAGCCATTGATTTTTCAACTAAGCTTGTTGCCATTTTTGGTTGTGGTGACCAAGAAGATTACGCAGAGTACTTCTGTGATGCGATGGGCACCGTACGTGACATCATTCAAGCGAAAGGCGCAACCATTGTCGGCCACTGGCCAACCGAAGGTTACGAATTTGAAGCTTCTAAAGCCCTAGTGGATGAAAATCACTTCGTCGGTCTGTGTATCGATGAAGATCGCCAGCCAGAGCTAACTGAGCAACGCGTGACCAAATGGGTTAACCAAGTTTATGAAGAGATGTGTCTCGCTGAACTTGAAGACTAA
- a CDS encoding alpha/beta fold hydrolase yields the protein MSALLNYKLEGSGETVVLIHGLFGSLDNLGLLARDLKNDHQVLSLDLRNHGLSFHRDEHNYALMAQDVNQLLEHLNLTSVVVIGHSMGGKVAMKLADIAAEKIRQLVVLDMSPVAYNQRRHDNVFAGLEAVLAQKPTSRSEVMAILAQHIEQEGVRQFLGKSLMSEQNVMTWRFNVAALKAHYAEILGWDIIAKCRIPTLFIKGADSDYLTTQHQPMVQAQFSQAKAHVIANTGHWLHAEKPAEVLRAIRKFIDVPV from the coding sequence ATGTCAGCACTTCTTAACTACAAACTTGAAGGCAGCGGTGAGACCGTTGTTTTGATCCATGGCTTATTTGGTAGCTTGGATAATCTTGGCTTGCTTGCGCGCGATCTGAAAAACGATCACCAAGTACTGAGCTTGGATCTGCGTAACCACGGGCTATCCTTCCACCGTGATGAGCACAATTACGCGTTGATGGCACAAGACGTAAACCAGTTGCTTGAACACCTCAACCTCACTTCGGTAGTGGTGATCGGTCACTCGATGGGGGGTAAAGTGGCCATGAAATTAGCCGATATTGCCGCAGAAAAAATCCGTCAATTAGTGGTGCTGGACATGTCACCTGTCGCGTATAACCAACGGCGTCACGACAATGTCTTTGCTGGACTCGAAGCGGTGTTAGCGCAAAAGCCCACCTCACGCAGTGAAGTGATGGCAATTTTAGCGCAACATATTGAGCAAGAAGGTGTTAGACAATTTCTCGGCAAATCTTTAATGTCGGAACAGAACGTGATGACATGGCGCTTCAATGTTGCGGCACTCAAAGCACATTATGCAGAGATTTTAGGCTGGGATATTATCGCCAAATGCCGGATTCCAACCTTATTTATTAAAGGGGCAGATTCGGATTATCTGACCACACAACATCAGCCCATGGTGCAAGCCCAGTTTAGCCAAGCCAAAGCTCATGTGATCGCAAACACGGGACACTGGCTGCACGCGGAAAAACCCGCTGAAGTTTTACGTGCAATCCGTAAATTTATTGATGTGCCTGTTTAA
- the pgm gene encoding phosphoglucomutase (alpha-D-glucose-1,6-bisphosphate-dependent), with translation MAMHPRAGQKARQEDLHNIPALVANYYLLQPEAGNTAHKVEFGTSGHRGTADKTTFNEHHILAIAQAVADVRHEHGVTGPIFIGKDTHALSEPAFSSVLEVLIANGIEVIVQENNGYTPTPGISHAILRYNLKHTDKADGIVITPSHNPPQDGGIKYNPPHGGPAEGELTQAIEDRANAYISQQLAGVKRMPIALAKQSELLKQVDLVKPYVDDLVNVVDMATIQKAKLKIGVDPLGGSGIDYWRQIGNAYQLDLTLVSEAIDPSFQFMSLDKDGVIRMDCSSPYAMAGLLALKDEYDLAFGNDPDYDRHGIVTPKGLMNPNHFLAVCIDYLYRHRQGWAGHVAVGKTLVSSAMIDKVVADLGRELCEVPVGFKWFVDGLYSGRFGFGGEESAGASFLRQDGTPWSTDKDGIILCLLAAEITAVTGKNPQQYYDELAAKHGDSYYSRIQAVANGPQKNVLKKLSPEMVSAQTLAGDAITARLTHAPGNGAAIGGLKVTTDYGWFAARPSGTEDIYKIYCESFKGAEHLKQIESEAQQIVNQVFKDAGL, from the coding sequence ATGGCTATGCACCCTCGTGCTGGACAAAAGGCGCGACAAGAGGATCTCCATAATATCCCTGCGCTAGTTGCAAATTACTACCTACTCCAGCCTGAAGCTGGTAATACGGCGCATAAAGTTGAATTTGGTACATCGGGACACCGAGGTACGGCCGATAAAACCACCTTTAATGAGCATCATATTCTTGCGATTGCGCAAGCGGTAGCGGATGTGCGCCATGAGCATGGTGTGACTGGCCCAATCTTTATTGGCAAAGATACTCATGCGCTGTCTGAACCTGCATTCAGTAGTGTTCTGGAAGTGTTGATTGCCAATGGCATTGAAGTGATTGTGCAAGAAAACAACGGCTACACTCCCACCCCAGGTATTTCACACGCCATTTTAAGGTACAACCTGAAGCATACAGATAAAGCGGACGGCATTGTGATTACCCCTTCGCACAACCCGCCACAAGATGGTGGCATCAAATACAACCCACCACACGGTGGTCCTGCAGAAGGTGAGCTAACCCAAGCGATTGAAGATCGTGCCAATGCTTACATCAGTCAGCAGCTTGCTGGTGTAAAACGCATGCCGATTGCGTTGGCTAAACAATCCGAGTTGCTCAAGCAAGTCGATTTGGTTAAGCCTTACGTTGATGATCTGGTCAATGTGGTTGATATGGCGACGATCCAAAAGGCCAAGCTCAAAATTGGGGTTGATCCTCTGGGTGGCAGTGGCATTGATTACTGGCGTCAAATTGGCAACGCTTACCAACTCGATTTAACGCTGGTCAGCGAAGCCATTGATCCAAGCTTCCAATTCATGTCATTAGATAAAGATGGCGTGATCCGTATGGATTGCTCTTCCCCATATGCCATGGCGGGTTTGCTGGCCCTGAAAGATGAATACGACTTGGCTTTTGGTAACGATCCTGATTATGACCGTCACGGTATTGTGACCCCTAAAGGCTTGATGAATCCGAATCACTTCCTCGCGGTGTGCATTGATTATCTGTACCGTCATCGTCAAGGTTGGGCGGGCCATGTTGCCGTCGGTAAAACGCTGGTTTCCAGTGCGATGATTGATAAAGTGGTTGCCGATCTTGGTCGTGAGCTGTGTGAAGTTCCAGTGGGCTTCAAATGGTTTGTTGATGGACTCTACTCTGGTCGCTTTGGTTTTGGCGGTGAAGAGAGTGCGGGGGCTTCTTTCCTGCGTCAAGACGGCACTCCTTGGTCTACCGACAAAGACGGGATCATTTTGTGCTTACTGGCAGCGGAAATTACCGCTGTGACCGGCAAAAATCCGCAACAGTATTATGATGAATTGGCAGCTAAACACGGTGATTCTTATTACAGCCGTATTCAAGCCGTGGCGAATGGTCCACAGAAGAATGTGCTAAAGAAACTGTCTCCTGAAATGGTGTCGGCTCAAACGCTAGCGGGAGATGCAATTACGGCTCGCTTGACTCATGCTCCGGGTAATGGCGCAGCCATTGGCGGCCTCAAAGTGACTACGGATTATGGTTGGTTTGCCGCTCGTCCATCTGGCACAGAAGATATCTATAAGATTTATTGTGAGAGCTTCAAAGGGGCTGAGCACTTAAAACAAATTGAATCTGAAGCGCAGCAGATCGTAAACCAAGTGTTTAAAGACGCGGGTTTATAA
- a CDS encoding LrgB family protein: MSTSLLSLFCFLLTLLFYYASKFLYRRKRSLLLMPLLLAPLLLVIVVMMFHIPYQAYMADAHWLLWLLGPATVAFAVPVYDNRALLRQHWLSLSVGVVVSVLVAISSTVLLARWLNLPELLQRSLAMRSITTPFAVEATKSIGGQSDLTALFVVLTGVIGMAVGEIILTVLSIRSRLGKGASLGASAHGAGTAKAYQIGNSEGVVSSVVMMLAGMVTVVMAPWIGRWFW; the protein is encoded by the coding sequence ATGTCGACTTCATTACTCAGCCTTTTCTGTTTTCTGCTCACGTTACTGTTTTACTATGCGAGTAAATTTCTTTATCGACGTAAACGCAGTTTGTTGCTGATGCCGCTGTTACTCGCGCCATTGCTGCTCGTCATCGTGGTGATGATGTTTCATATCCCTTATCAAGCTTACATGGCTGATGCCCATTGGCTATTGTGGTTACTTGGTCCTGCAACCGTCGCTTTTGCCGTTCCGGTTTACGATAACCGGGCGTTATTGCGTCAGCACTGGTTATCCTTATCCGTTGGTGTCGTGGTATCGGTGCTGGTGGCTATTTCAAGTACGGTGTTGTTGGCGCGTTGGCTCAACCTTCCTGAATTGCTGCAACGCAGCCTTGCCATGCGTTCTATTACCACCCCTTTTGCGGTAGAAGCGACGAAATCGATTGGTGGACAAAGTGATCTGACCGCGCTGTTTGTGGTACTGACAGGGGTAATTGGCATGGCCGTTGGTGAGATAATCCTCACCGTGCTTTCTATTCGTTCTCGCTTAGGGAAAGGAGCAAGTTTAGGGGCTTCAGCTCATGGTGCCGGCACGGCTAAAGCCTATCAAATCGGTAATTCAGAGGGCGTGGTGTCCAGCGTAGTGATGATGTTGGCGGGCATGGTAACTGTGGTGATGGCTCCTTGGATTGGGCGCTGGTTTTGGTGA
- a CDS encoding DUF4442 domain-containing protein, with protein sequence MNKTLSKLYQPNIVKWALNSWPPFWGAGIHIESISADFREVRIRLKLRWWNKNANRTQYGGSIFSLTDPVYALMLMGILGQRYYVWDKEASINFIKPGDTDLFAEFRITQEMLDWILASTAEGDKCFPEFIVHVKNARGEVVSEVQRKLYVRKKPQYRESVSECIE encoded by the coding sequence ATGAATAAAACACTCTCTAAGCTTTATCAACCGAATATTGTGAAGTGGGCACTAAACTCTTGGCCTCCATTTTGGGGCGCTGGGATCCATATCGAATCGATCAGTGCGGATTTTCGCGAAGTTCGCATCCGCTTGAAATTGCGCTGGTGGAATAAAAACGCCAACCGGACTCAATACGGCGGCAGCATTTTCTCACTGACGGATCCCGTTTATGCCTTGATGCTGATGGGCATATTGGGGCAGCGTTATTACGTATGGGACAAAGAAGCGAGCATTAACTTCATTAAACCGGGTGATACGGATCTCTTCGCCGAATTTCGTATCACCCAAGAGATGTTGGATTGGATCTTAGCGTCCACAGCGGAAGGCGATAAATGCTTCCCTGAATTTATTGTGCACGTCAAAAACGCTCGTGGCGAAGTGGTTTCGGAGGTGCAGCGCAAGCTTTATGTGCGTAAAAAACCGCAATACCGCGAAAGTGTCAGCGAGTGTATTGAGTAA
- a CDS encoding CidA/LrgA family protein: protein MQNVTRTFQFKHSLLIVVQVAALSLIWFFSDWLVNQFHLPLPANLTGMLILLLLVMLKVVNVEWFRRGASWLLAEMLLFFVPAVVAVVNYQDLMRQEGIKIAVVLVASTILVIASTAWVVDKMHRVELVLARRKRRQIALARSVEK from the coding sequence ATGCAAAACGTTACGCGTACTTTTCAGTTCAAGCATAGCCTACTGATTGTCGTTCAAGTGGCGGCACTTTCACTGATTTGGTTTTTCTCCGATTGGTTGGTCAATCAGTTTCACCTGCCGTTACCCGCCAATTTAACGGGAATGCTGATTTTGTTGTTACTGGTCATGCTCAAAGTGGTAAATGTCGAGTGGTTTCGGCGCGGGGCGAGCTGGTTGCTGGCTGAAATGTTGCTGTTTTTTGTTCCGGCTGTCGTGGCGGTGGTGAATTACCAAGACTTAATGCGCCAAGAGGGGATTAAAATTGCTGTGGTTTTAGTGGCCAGCACCATCTTAGTGATCGCATCGACGGCTTGGGTCGTCGATAAAATGCATCGAGTTGAGCTGGTTTTAGCGAGACGTAAACGTCGCCAGATAGCGCTGGCGCGCAGTGTGGAGAAGTAG
- a CDS encoding aspartate-semialdehyde dehydrogenase has protein sequence MSQQFNVAIFGATGAVGETMLEVLQEREFPVDELFLLASERSEGKTYRFNGKTVRVQNVEEFDWSQVHIALFSAGGELSAKWAPIAAEAGVVVIDNTSHFRYDYDIPLVVPEVNPEAIAEFRNRNIIANPNCSTIQMLVALKPIYDAVGIERINVTTYQSVSGAGKAGIDELAGQTAKLLNGYPAETNTFSQQIAFNCIPQIDQFMDNGYTKEEMKMVWETQKIFNDPSIMVNPTCVRVPVFYGHAEAVHVETRAPIDAEQVMDMLEQTDGIELFRGADFPTQVRDAGGKDHVLVGRVRNDISHHSGINLWVVADNVRKGAATNAVQIAELLVRDYF, from the coding sequence ATGAGCCAACAATTTAATGTTGCCATTTTTGGCGCAACCGGCGCTGTAGGCGAAACCATGTTGGAAGTACTGCAGGAGCGTGAGTTTCCTGTGGATGAACTTTTCCTGCTGGCCAGTGAGCGCAGTGAGGGAAAAACCTATCGCTTCAACGGTAAAACCGTGCGTGTGCAAAATGTCGAAGAGTTTGACTGGTCGCAAGTGCATATTGCGCTGTTTTCTGCCGGTGGTGAGCTTTCTGCCAAGTGGGCTCCGATTGCCGCAGAAGCGGGTGTCGTGGTGATCGACAACACTTCACACTTCCGTTACGACTACGATATTCCTCTTGTAGTACCTGAAGTGAACCCAGAGGCGATTGCCGAATTTCGTAACCGCAATATTATTGCTAACCCAAACTGCTCAACCATTCAGATGCTTGTCGCGCTAAAGCCGATTTACGATGCGGTGGGGATTGAACGTATTAACGTGACGACTTACCAATCTGTCTCAGGTGCTGGGAAAGCTGGGATTGATGAGTTAGCAGGACAAACCGCTAAACTGCTCAATGGCTATCCAGCGGAAACGAATACTTTTAGCCAGCAGATCGCGTTTAACTGTATTCCACAAATCGATCAGTTTATGGACAACGGTTATACCAAAGAAGAGATGAAGATGGTGTGGGAAACCCAGAAAATCTTCAATGATCCTTCGATCATGGTCAACCCAACGTGCGTACGTGTACCGGTATTCTACGGTCATGCGGAAGCCGTACACGTGGAAACTCGCGCGCCAATTGATGCTGAGCAAGTGATGGATATGCTAGAGCAAACCGATGGTATTGAGCTGTTCCGCGGTGCGGATTTTCCAACTCAAGTGCGTGATGCCGGCGGTAAAGACCATGTGTTGGTTGGGCGTGTACGAAATGACATTAGCCACCATAGTGGAATCAACTTGTGGGTAGTGGCGGATAATGTGCGTAAAGGTGCTGCCACCAATGCGGTGCAAATTGCAGAGCTGCTCGTACGCGATTACTTCTAA